The following proteins are co-located in the Streptomyces sp. NBC_01198 genome:
- a CDS encoding ATP-binding protein — MKAEAAPVLDPLWQGVLAPERLAAGHGATCELAAALESVREARHFTRTTLQRWDLSMLLDSMELVASELVTNALRYAVPAGTPGAPVRLSLVRWTSRVVCAVRDPSGVAPITKDPDFVAETGRGLHLVDSFSENWGWHPLSGTGKVVWALFLVAPGGQRR; from the coding sequence ATGAAGGCAGAGGCCGCACCTGTGCTTGACCCGTTATGGCAAGGCGTGCTCGCGCCCGAGCGACTTGCCGCGGGTCACGGTGCCACGTGCGAACTGGCCGCCGCCCTCGAGTCGGTGCGCGAGGCGCGCCACTTCACCCGCACGACCTTGCAGCGCTGGGACCTGTCGATGCTGCTCGACTCCATGGAACTGGTCGCCTCGGAACTGGTCACCAACGCGCTGCGCTACGCGGTGCCCGCCGGCACGCCCGGCGCGCCGGTACGGCTGAGCCTGGTGCGCTGGACGAGCCGGGTGGTCTGTGCCGTGCGCGACCCCAGCGGGGTGGCGCCGATCACCAAGGACCCCGACTTCGTGGCCGAGACCGGCCGCGGGCTGCACCTGGTGGACTCCTTCAGCGAGAACTGGGGATGGCACCCGCTGAGCGGTACGGGGAAGGTCGTCTGGGCGCTGTTCCTGGTCGCGCCGGGCGGCCAGCGCAGATAG
- a CDS encoding DUF397 domain-containing protein, with protein MRRTHNGMASVDLAGVVWQKSRHSNANGTCVEFAALPDGDVAVRNSRFPDGPALIYTRAEIESMIIGVKAGEFDHLMPGP; from the coding sequence ATGCGCCGGACGCACAATGGAATGGCTTCGGTGGACCTGGCGGGAGTGGTCTGGCAGAAGAGCCGGCACAGCAATGCCAATGGCACATGTGTGGAGTTCGCCGCACTCCCGGACGGGGACGTCGCCGTACGCAATTCGCGCTTTCCGGACGGGCCCGCGCTGATTTACACCAGGGCCGAGATCGAATCGATGATCATCGGGGTGAAGGCCGGCGAGTTCGACCATCTGATGCCGGGGCCGTGA